A region of the Longimicrobium sp. genome:
GCCTATCCGCTGGCTCCCGGCCCCAGAGCGCACGGTGCGCGTGGAGCGTGGCCCGGTCCATCAGGAACGACCGCGCCTCCGGAAGGTTCGCGCGTAGCCGGTTGAGGATGCCGAAGCCGTGGGTGTCGATGTCGCCCCAGTAGTGCACCTCGACACGTCGGAGCCAGCCGACCTCCGCGAGCCGCTCCAGGCCGTAGCCGAGCCCGAAGACGACCATGCTATCCGGGCAATCAGGAAAGGCCAGGCCGTTGGTTCGATTCTCGGTGATGAAGACGCGCCGCAGCGACAGCCGGAGAGCGGCGAACTGCTCGGGCGGGAGCGAGAGATCGGAGAGTCCCTGCAGGTAGAGGGCTGGGTCGAGTAGGCGGAAACGGACAAGCGGCCGCTCGCTACGCAGGCCGTAGCGCTCGTTGAAGGCGCGCGCGCCGACTGCGGTGTAATCGACCGCCGTTTCCGGGAGTACCACGTCGAGCAGTTCCGACAGCAGCGCCCGATGCCTCTCGATAAATTTCGTGTCCACGCCCGGGATGTCGAGCTGGCGGAGGTACAGCCCCGGCCGGGGATGGGCGGTGAACCAGTCGAGGACAGCCAGTACCTCGCCCCAATGAGCCGCATGGTCGAGCACCGTGAGTGGGTAACGTGCGAGCCAGTCGTGGAGCGCGGGATAACGGTGGAGTGTCGCGTCGGCGAGCGCCTGGAAACGATCCGCCGCGGCGGACTGGCGGATCAGCCGTAGCGCGTCGGCTTCCGTGGGGATGATCGCGGCGACCGGGAGGGTGTTCGCACCGTGCACGCGGCTCCTCACCTCCTCGCGTTCTAACTCGAACCCGAACCCGCGGGCTTCGCGCTCCACCGCGTTCAACGCCCGCGCCCAATCGCCCACGTCCCCGAACCGCTCGGCGATCTCGCGAGCGCTCGGGCGCCGCAGCCGCAGCCTCAGCGGAAAGAGCGGCTCGCC
Encoded here:
- a CDS encoding Wadjet anti-phage system protein JetD domain-containing protein, yielding MSWTTPEQITAAVEKRWQRGDILAARLTGEPLFPLRLRLRRPSAREIAERFGDVGDWARALNAVEREARGFGFELEREEVRSRVHGANTLPVAAIIPTEADALRLIRQSAAADRFQALADATLHRYPALHDWLARYPLTVLDHAAHWGEVLAVLDWFTAHPRPGLYLRQLDIPGVDTKFIERHRALLSELLDVVLPETAVDYTAVGARAFNERYGLRSERPLVRFRLLDPALYLQGLSDLSLPPEQFAALRLSLRRVFITENRTNGLAFPDCPDSMVVFGLGYGLERLAEVGWLRRVEVHYWGDIDTHGFGILNRLRANLPEARSFLMDRATLHAHRALWGREPADRRYTGDVSRLNADECALFEYLLADRCGDRVRLEQERIGYGWLETALRECLSME